The Syntrophorhabdaceae bacterium nucleotide sequence CATAGATCTTTTCTCCCATGGGGATACGCGAGATGCGCTCCTCCAGCTTATCCCGATAACCGGCCAGCGCCCCGGCCCTTATGATGCCGCAATCTTCGTATCCAAGCTCCAGAGCTTTTTCCCGTATCCTGTCCTCCCTGTTCATGACTCCTCCCTCCAATGGCTGGATCTCTCATCGCCGGTTAGATTTGCGGGAGCGCTTGCTTCTCCCGGGCTTTCCGGTCCTGGCACGACAAACCCTCCATGTTACTTTCGAAGTGCAAGTAGTATAGACTACACACTTGCATTCTGCAAGTAATTCTTATAATCTCTATTGGTATGAAGAAAACCACCAGAAGATCCATGTGCCCTATCAGCTCCACTCTCGATATCCTGGGCGACAGGTGGACATTGCTCGTCATAAGGGACCTGATGTTCAAAGGAAAGAAGACATACGGTGAGTTCTTGCAGTCCGAAGAGAAGATCGCGACCAATATCCTTGCCGATCGCCTTCTCATCCTGGAAAAGTACGGGATTATCGAAAAAACGATTTTTCCCGGGAACAAGGTAAAGAACCTCTACAAACTGACCCCCAAGGGACTCGATCTAATGCCCACCTTGTTTGAGATCATTCTATGGGGCGATAAGCACTTCGAAACCCCCGGGCGCATTCATCAGCTTGCGGCAGAGATCCGGAAGGACAGGAACGGTGCGATGAAGGAAATCCTGAAAAGACTCACAGCGAAGGACCCGGAGCCCGCAACCGAATGATGCTTTCTTTCACCGGGCAACTTTGGCTAAACCCGAACGTCCCCTGGCTGCCTGGCTGCACCCCTTTATGTGCTATTTCATCTGACAATCAGCAGCCCTTTGCAGTTCCCCATTTGCAGTTCCCCATTTACTTGCTATAATTGACTTATTGATACGCTGTCCATGAGACGTATATTTCATGAAAGAACGAGATAAAACAAAGGAACAGCGTGTGGCTGAAAAACGTGTGGCCGAGCTTCAGATGTCGGAGGTCCAACACAAACGGAGAGAACGGAATGCTCAGGGAGCCCGCGAATACTCCGAGAGCATCATCAACACCGTGCGTGAGCCCCTGATCGTTCTCGACCAGGACCTAAGGGTGGTCACCGCCAGCCGTTCCTTCTATGACGTCTTTAAGGTAAGGCCCGAAGAGACCGCGGGGCAGCTTATCTATGACCTGGGCAATAAACAGTGGGATATCCCCAGGCTGCGGGAACTGCTGGAAACCATCCTTCCCCAGAAGGCAACCTTCGATAACTACGAAGTTGAACACGATTTTACTGCCATTGGCAGGCGCATCATGCTCTTGAATGCCCGGCAGATCCAAAGAGTGTCGGGAAAGGAACGGATCATTC carries:
- a CDS encoding helix-turn-helix domain-containing protein, whose translation is MKKTTRRSMCPISSTLDILGDRWTLLVIRDLMFKGKKTYGEFLQSEEKIATNILADRLLILEKYGIIEKTIFPGNKVKNLYKLTPKGLDLMPTLFEIILWGDKHFETPGRIHQLAAEIRKDRNGAMKEILKRLTAKDPEPATE